A region of Dictyostelium discoideum AX4 chromosome 1 chromosome, whole genome shotgun sequence DNA encodes the following proteins:
- a CDS encoding DG1041 family protein — protein MKNLYSFVVLALLVLFMGDSNSQDLYTFDWNAPRVNINGHPHFKVNYYPGTTNSNYKGDFYPDLESNPTIKKYTFSNNCTLTASTDYSTAGLFTTPMNTVDNPFGTITDINTTLIVPFGVTVTFSGRVELIPSLLIKGRVVLEPSVANSYYFVMKTIIFPTGVFESIPIATSNHTVFLQGAYSTSPFIWDPLYTSSFLCLGGTVSLKGFNSESVWTGRNSSYSSYGGSFLRTPFIYNNTGAPIFRMASTGRDSSNNNNYVINNYYTGYRAGGSNGFISDSASFNGGGYLLVNPWNKNLWISGSKLSSMVFTLNSNVNIQNCVLFDLGHTKGDILDDNILDSNNMVTHTGTNLPDRYPITLLHNTKAVTISNNFFHHGFTFGGTQASIPRSFIGVKRSFGTISGNAFALKSSISGISLLHGTEQFEISYNAFLSVYSDTTDISSYRAYPDIDYLNGGIITTSPYSTYEGNAFEGNFKGGAFQVIPIQSRSSATGLSSDILIGAYVGLTQDNTADYKTNNVWNNVEYKNNFFAGEAEFRFRYSFTSLPTIKVNMKFGWYIGQRVSQRLGTTGNQANIELCYDSPYIASTLSIGDNFYITTSNSHNGKYNAVSMVNSLATSTYKYFAETFTSNYLSIKDSKFSHFAASPSTFLKNYATQLYFSNVNGTKLNIGFAINSFQPLYNLSPISTDVSSNRINVSFIPNFDFSYSDGQKVDYIVDGNVQSTLSFSLDPNKALKYNEVLFPKANGVYSVLISSVQNIPTFISPYGPYFANSYIIDSTAINFYLGIDLTSDISSSATALSIFGNSWTKCGWVSSICKTTGKFSKVSPTPSTVTESVTGAVRSIANEVSMLTSYLANDDTLGIKSSVNITLPSGSSFKFFIYSYNADYTGANIVNSLPLFTIKINGKYQEPYSRPSSTYQQYKKYGPFFYNTDSTDTKLIIEWASDNIKYSIPICGIEIFSNISSPLVIPTPTPSSGGAVETSSKSTTSSGSTETNYDEGLNAASSVLSSKTLFYLIFFYFIIYFFL, from the exons atgaaaaatctaTATTCATTTGTAGTTTTGGCGTTATTAGTGTTGTTTATGGGAG ATTCTAATTCTCAAGATCTTTATACCTTTGATTGGAATGCCCCAAGAGTGAATATAAATGGCCATCCTCATTTTaaagtaaattattatccaGGAactacaaattcaaattataaagGTGATTTTTATCCGGATTTAGAGTCAAATCCAACAATTAAGAAATATACGTTCTCTAATAACTGTACTTTAACTGCTTCAACAGATTATAGTACAGCAGGTTTGTTTACCACACCTATGAACACAGTTGATAATCCTTTTGGAACTATTACAGATATCAACACAACCCTTATTGTCCCCTTTGGAGTTACTGTAACTTTTTCAGGAAGAGTTGAATTGATTCCATCTTTGTTAATTAAAGGTAGAGTTGTTCTTGAGCCAAGTGTTGCTAattcttattattttgttatgaaaacaattattttccCAACTGGTGTATTTGAATCAATTCCAATAGCAACTTCCAACCATACTGTATTTTTACAAGGTGCATACAGCACATCACCTTTTATATGGGATCCACTTTAtacttcttcttttttatgTCTTGGAGGTACTGTTTCTCTAAAAGGGTTTAATAGTGAATCGGTATGGACTGGTAGAAATAGTTCTTATTCATCATATGGTGGATCTTTCTTAAGAACACCCTTTATCTATAACAATACAGGAGCACCAATTTTTAGAATGGCATCCACTGGAAGAGAttcaagtaataataataattatgtgataaacaattattatacTGGGTACAGAGCAGGGGGTTCAAATGGTTTTATATCTGATAGTGCATCATTCAATGGTGGAGGATATCTTCTTGTAAACCCATGGAATAAAAATCTTTGGATTAGTGGTTCTAAATTATCGTCGATGGTATTCACATTAAACTCGAATGTTAATATCCAAAATTgtgtattatttgatttaggTCACACAAAAGGTGATATTTTGGATGATAACATTCTTGACTCAAATAATATGGTAACCCACACCGGGACAAATTTACCAGATAGATACCCTATTACACTCCTACACAATACTAAAGCAGTTACCATCAGTAATAATTTCTTTCATCATGGATTTACTTTTGGTGGAACTCAAGCCTCTATTCCAAGATCATTTATTGGTGTAAAACGTTCTTTTGGCACTATCTCGGGTAATGCGTTTGCATTGAAATCTAGTATAAGTGGTATTTCTTTATTACATGGTACTgaacaatttgaaattagTTATAATGCCTTCTTATCCGTATATTCTGATACAACAGATATATCATCATATAGAGCATATCCTGAtatagattatttaaatggtggTATCATTACAACTTCACCTTACTCAACTTATGAAGGAAATGCATTTgaaggtaattttaaaggtggtGCTTTTCAAGTAATCCCAATTCAAAGTAGATCATCTGCTACAGGTTTATCAtctgatattttaattggtgcATATGTTGGTTTAACACAAGATAATACAGCTgattataaaacaaataatgttTGGAATAATgttgaatataaaaataatttttttgctGGCGAAGCAGAATTTCGTTTTAGATATTCATTTACAAGTCTACCAACAATTAAAGTAAATATGAAGTTTGGATGGTATATTGGTCAAAGAGTATCACAAAGACTTGGAACGACTGGTAATCAAGCAAACATTGAACTTTGCTATGATTCGCCATATATTGCAAGCACTCTATCTATTGGTGATAATTTCTATATTACTACTTCCAATTCACATAATGGAAAGTATAATGCTGTTTCAATGGTTAATTCGCTTGCAACTTCAACATATAAATACTTTGCAGAAACATTTACTTCAAATTACCTTTCAATCAAAGATTCCAAGTTTTCCCATTTTGCAGCATCACCCTCAACGTTCCTTAAAAATTATGCAActcaattatatttttcaaatgtgAATGGAACAAAGCTCAATATTGGATTTGCAATAAATTCATTCCAACCtctttataatttatcaCCAATTAGTACTGATGTTTCTTCAAACAGAATCAACGTATCATTTATTCCAAATTTCGACTTTTCATACTCTGATGGTCAAAAAGTTGATTATATTGTTGATGGAAATGTTCAATCTACATTAAGTTTTTCGTTGGATCCAAACAAAGCATTGAAATACAATGAAGTTCTATTTCCAAAAGCAAATGGTGTTTATTCAGTTTTGATTTCATCAGTTCAAAACATTCCAACATTTATCTCTCCATATGGGCCATATTTTGCAAACTCATACATAATAGACTCGACTGCTATAAACTTTTATCTTGGTATCGATTTAACTTCAGATATTAGTTCATCAGCTACTGCTCTTTCAATTTTTGGTAATTCATGGACAAAATGTGGTTGGGTTAGCTCAATTTGTAAAACAACAGGCAAATTCAGTAAGGTATCTCCGACACCATCTACAGTAACTGAATCAGTTACTGGAGCGGTCAGAAGCATAGCAAATGAAGTATCAATGCTAACTTCATATTTAGCTAATGATGATACATTAGGAATTAAAAGTTCAGTTAACATCACATTACCATCAGGTTCATCATTCaagtttttcatttattcaTATAATGCGGATTACACTGGTGCTAATATCGTAAACTCCCTTCCATTATTCacaatcaaaattaatggtaaatATCAAGAACCATATTCAAGACCTTCTTCAACCTACCAACAATACAAAAAGTATGGTCCATTCTTTTATAATACTGACTCAACTGATaccaaattaattattgaatgGGCATcagataatataaaatactCAATACCAATTTGTGGTATTGAAATTTTCTCAAATATTTCATCACCTTTAGTTATTCCTACtccaacaccatcatcaGGTGGTGCAGTCGAAACATCAAGTAAATCAACAACTTCAAGTGGTTCAACCGAAACCAATTACGATGAAGGCTTAAATGCAGCTTCATCTGTTTTATCTTCAaaaacattattttatttaatctttttttattttattatttatttttttctctaa
- the gdt8 gene encoding GDT family protein kinase, with amino-acid sequence MINKILIKLITIIIFCFSFLFAEEDLIRTPPGYYNLTRHKRYPHITEYQSSQDTDLYYPDVCRNALRNDIIPGVDEFFPFLFPGFNSDGPNSIYIQKNSSLLFKSESLGTTYNFVAVCVEGSFTVKGSMFFTINSLIILPGGRFESEAGIEFYDENDPLHIYNNPDFPKDPFGFFPGILVLGGTISVVAKESLVYRADRISNSSIEISPPFSPMNKINQTIRIFTELYPLGFYCSFSSDLERKILSLLDCLPISENDKIIRVLIEVDRDQNVSPTNILKKGKTTKGSIYITGDSNVYFKNMFFKNLGFTTNEPYNDTKLIFSPNDPNQVTDIIMGTNQRFRSSLYIEFSKNVTIDGCAFFEDNLTRSPLVLFDSNVIISNSLISSKSGSNIIAQYGTESIQSSNNSYILVKIDTASLDVDQNNNNNNNNNNNNNNNNNNNNNNNNNNNNNNNNNNNNNNNMDYGNQGNGIYSISPNINSNGDSFFGQQYAFNYYFISKNSVNSNQDNSSLLNSKPIELIIIDSSFNPTNSNGSLNKYLLNINSDGNKTISTYLVCNSIIEYYSGWLMDNLNSNQQISFEGNLFQNGCNKVDGNCTISQNSKYSTDLPKVANQTKFDEIVQLDKLFSNGITSINPNEKVIISTKINSKIHYYQIQLFFTHLPIDDQPTPLSIYIENQPVFLLEPIKSTFPTFNNFTFKFENKNSLDKINIAFTTRGDIYLTSMATYSSIVVEPPTETPTETPTETPTETPTDTPTQTPTQTPILTSKPITQISVDRNENLELKIALPICLSLALLIGIIIMICIFKKVQSNSKLKKDDDENEMATIKEGNKSIIVSQPPTVIEEKPQDNSKPDDQKLIERDQQINNPILKIREYPSLKDIELSNEETKSPQYGSLNSFSTLQFSRQYDYGSEEFPFQFNKQVLEFNLNGRKCMNDEVINDSLMIHNKSEITYLVNIIFPQNIETGCVSILNVEIFNESFELLPHCTTEVKFSLTLTCTTKFLENFAVLVEAQGSKCHTFLSVHVESETSLKLDYKEIKTEQLIASYLPSKVYVFKGYYRDLAVAVKKFAISDNSKSFEKIKNEVQILSKVNNINVVRYIGSAQNISHVCIVTEYAKEGSLGSLIHDSKIKLSFIQKVKFMLDAAKGFTFLHASEIVHGDIKPDNLLVFSKEISGVCVKICDFGNSEELGEKESKSKPDSTMNYLPNEVFDGEGYQKSADVYAFGVSLYEVMVEKIPFHEICYNDIPNRVQDGFRPTADLDTIDDDIRKIIECCWIKEKSKRPSFSEISLHLEIKFSKLLHQMNESEESTSNHNTNSKTKEDKDLDEN; translated from the exons atgataaataaaatcttaattaaattaataacaataataatattttgttttagcTTTTTATTTGCAGAAG aAGATTTAATTAGAACCCCTCCTggatattataatttaacaCGTCACAAAAGGTATCCACATATTACAGAATATCAATCATCTCAAGATACAGATTTATATTACCCTGATGTTTGCAGAAATGCACTTAGAAATGATATTATTCCTGGGGTTGATGAGTTTTtcccttttctttttccagGTTTCAACTCAGATGGGCCTAATAGTATTTACATCCAAAAAA attcatcattattattcaaGTCAGAATCTCTTGGTACAACCTACAATTTCGTTGCTGTGTGCGTTGAGGGGAGCTTTACTGTCAAAGGTAGTATgttttttactattaattctttaattattcTTCCTGGCGGAAGATTTGAAAGTGAAGCAGGAATAGAGTTTTATGACGAAAATGATCCCCTACACATTTATAATAATCCAGATTTCCCAAAGGATCCTTTTGGGTTCTTTCCAGGTATTCTTGTATTGGGTGGTACAATTTCAGTAGTTGCGAAAGAATCATTAGTATATAGAGCAGACCGTATTAGTAATTCATCGATAGAGATAAGTCCACCATTTTCACcaatgaataaaattaatcaGACTATTAGAATATTTACAGAATTATATCCTCTAGGATTTTATTGTAGTTTTAGTTCAGATTTAGAAAGAAAGATTCTTTCATTATTAGATTGCCTACCAATATCAGAGAATGACAAAATCATCAGAGTATTAATTGAAGTTGACAGAGATCAGAATGTCTCTCCAACAAATATCTTAAAGAAGGGGAAAACAACCAAAGGGTCAATTTATATAACAGGTGATTCAAatgtatattttaaaaatatgttttttaaaaatctagGTTTCACCACAAATGAACCCTATAATGATACAAAGTTAATATTCTCTCCAAATGATCCGAATCAAGTTACTGATATAATAATGGGAACAAACCAAAGATTCAGAAGCTCGTTGTATATTGAATTCTCAAAAAATGTTACAATAGATGGTTGTGCATTTTTTGAAGACAATCTGACAAGATCACCATTGgttttatttgattcaaaTGTAATAATATCAAACAGTTTAATTTCGAGTAAATCAGGTTCAAATATAATCGCTCAATATGGTACAGAGTCAATTCAATCTTCAAACAATTCTTATATACTTGTAAAAATCGATACGGCTTCGTTGGATGttgatcaaaataataataataataacaataataataataataataataataataataataataataataataataataataataataataataataataataataataataataataataataatatggatTATGGTAATCAAGGTAATggtatttattcaatttcacCAAATATAAACTCAAATGGTGATTCTTTCTTTGGTCAACAATACGCATTcaactattattttatttcaaagaACTCTGTAAATTCTAATCAAGATAATagttcattattaaattcaaaaccaattgaaCTTATTATTATAGATTCATCGTTCAATCCAACAAATTCCAATggttctttaaataaatatcttttaaatatcaatagtgatggtaataaaacaataagtACCTATTTGGTATGTAATTCCATTATTGAGTATTATTCAGGATGGTTAAtggataatttaaattcaaaccaacaaatttcatttgaaggtaatttatttcaaaatggATGTAATAAAGTTGATGGCAATTGCACAATATCACAgaattcaaaatattcaacAGACTTACCAAAAGTGGCCAATCAGACCAAATTCGATGAAATTGTTCAACTTGACAAgttattttcaaatggtaTAACATCAATTAATCCAAATGAAAAAGTGATAATTTCAACAAAAATCAATAGTAAAatacattattatcaaattcaattattttttacacaTCTACCAATTGATGATCAACCAAcaccattatcaatttatattgaaaatcaaCCAGTATTCCTATTGGAGCCAATTAAAAGTACTTTCCCAACTTTCAATAACTTTACAttcaaatttgaaaataaaaactctTTGGATAAGATAAATATTGCATTCACAACAAGAGGCgatatttatttaacatCGATGGCAACCTATTCATCCATTGTAGTTGAACCACCAACTGAAACACCAACTGAAACACCAACTGAAACACCAACTGAAACACCAACTGATACACCAACTCAAACACCAACTCAAACACCAATTTTAACTTCAAAGCCAATTACACAAATATCAGTTGAtagaaatgaaaatttagaattaaaaattgctTTACCAATTTGTCTATCTTTAGCTTTATTAATTggaataataattatgatcTGCATTTTTAAGAAAGttcaatcaaattcaaaactAAAGAAAGATGATGACGAAAATGAGATGGCCACTATAAAAGAAGGAAATAAATCTATTATAGTCTCACAACCACCTACAGTTATTGAAGAGAAACCACAAGACAATTCAAAACCAGATGATcagaaattaattgaaagagatcaacaaattaataatccaaTTTTGAAGATTAGGGAGTACCCATCATTAAAGGACATTGAGTTATCAAATGAAGAAACTAAATCTCCTCAATATGGATCactaaattctttttcaacACTTCAATTCTCAAGACAATATGATTATGGAAGTGAAGAATTCCCATTTCAATTCAATAAACAGGTACTGGAATTCAATCTAAACGGTAGAAAGTGTATGAATGATGAAGTCATCAATGATTCTTTAATGATCCATAACAAATCAGAAATTACATATTTAGTGAATATTATTTTCCCACAAAACATTGAAACCGGTTGTGTGagtattttaaat GTCGAAATTTTCAatgaatcatttgaattactACCACATTGCACCACTGAAGTAAAATTCTCTCTAACACTAACATGTACAACTAAA TTCTTAGAAAATTTTGCAGTTTTAGTTGAGGCACAAGGTTCTAAATGTCACACATTCCTTTCTGTTCATGTAGAATCAGAGACTTCTCTAAAA CTTgattataaagaaattaaaaccgAACAACTTATCGCATCATACCTCCCATCAAAAGTTTACGTATTTAAAGGATATTACAGAGATTTAGCAGTTGCAGTTAAAAAGTTCGCAATCAGTGATAATTCAAAAAGCTttgaaaaaatcaaaaatgaaGTACAAATTCTATCAAAGGTGAACAATATTAATGTGGTCAGATATATTGGTAGTGCTCAAAATATTTCTCACGTTTGTATTGTTACAGAGTATGCAAAAGAAGGTTCACTTGGTTCATTGATTCATGattcaaaaatcaaattatcaTTCATTCAAAAAGTCAA gttTATGTTAGATGCTGCAAAAGGTTTTACTTTCTTACATGCAAGCGAAATAGTCCATGGTGATATAAAACCAGAtaatttattggttttttcaaaagaaatAAGTGGGGTTTGTGTTAAAATTTGTGATTTTGGTAACAGCGAAG aattGGGTGAAAAGGAATCCAAATCAAAGCCAGATTCAACTATGAATTATTTACCAAATGAAGTTTTTGACGGCGAAGGATATCAAAAATCAGCAGATGTGTATGCCTTTGGAGTTTCATTATATGAGGTAATGGTCGAGAAAATACCATTCCATGAAATATGTTATAATGATATACCAAATCGTGTACAGGATGGATTTAGACCAACTGCTGATTTGGATACAATAGATGATGATATtagaaaaataattgaatgttgttggataaaagaaaaatcaaaaagaccTTCATTTTCTGAAATTTCTCTCCATctagaaattaaattttcaaaactaTTGCATCAAATGAATGAATCAGAAGAATCTACTTCAAATCATAATACCAATTCAAAAACTAAAGAAGATAAGGATTTAGatgaaaattaa
- the psaB gene encoding puromycin-sensitive aminopeptidase-like protein yields the protein MCDHKHLVDKVDRLVLPDNIVPSKYDLHLRPNLKDFVFSGKVDITINIVKPTKKIIIHSIDIEIQSVKILNQQATSVTYYEPEEVAILEFQDELPVTENTILSIDFTGILNDKLKGFYRSKYVVNGEDRYIGTTQFEATDARRAFPCFDEPALKSFFNIKITISSHLTALSNMDTTSVIENNDGTKTFIFEQTPKMSTYIVAFIVGEFDHIESHTKEGIRVRVYKCVGNKESSEFALDVATKSLSYFIDYFGIPYPLNKCDHIAIPDFSFGAMENWGLITYRESILLTSDKTTLRTKQRIANVIGHELAHQWFGNLVTMEWWSQLWLNEGFATFMGYLSTHHLFPEWEVWNDFSDCYRNGALRLDALENSHAIEVPVRLSSQISEIFDAISYNKGSCVIQMLESRFGESFRKGLHHYLDTHSYKNTNTDDLWASISLISGVDVKSFIDSFTKYPGYPVVSFTPTSTEGTFELSQKKFRLQGSEKSDDPIWNCFIRFQTGNAGQHEFILEKKSDTVTIPNFKNGDWIKPNYGQTGYFRIAYSPETIKALVPKIKSMEIPTPDRLGLLSDVFNLCKAHTSSISAYMDLVLAFEDEKESNVWDFIIDSLGSIQTLIEDQPYSSRFNEIFVQLLKPLSKRLGFEPTKGEPSSDTLLRDKVNTKLGMLGDADIVAECKKRFEAFKADSSSLPSDIRSTVLATIVKNGGEADQQIIIDQYLKSSLVAEKNSYLLVLALAPKEELVEKALNFALSPSVRSQDSYMVFFTLPNRVRQFAWAYLTKNFNQINETFKNSPLFGRIIGSCLTSKMDDSQYNEVVNFFKDHPVPIADRSIKQDLEMVTINSNWFKAFNQDLSNWIQSK from the exons ATGTGTGATCATAAACATTTAGTTGACAAAGTAGATAGATTAGTATTACCAGATAATATCGTACCAAGTAAATACGATTTACATCTTAGACCAAATTTAAAGGATTTTGTATTCAGCGGCAAAGTTGACATTACAATCAATATTGTTAAACCAAccaaaaaaatcattatccATTCAATTGACATTGAAATTCAATCAGTAAAGATCTTAAATCAACAAGCTACTTCCGTTACCTACTATGAACCAGAAGAAGTTGCAATTTTAGAATTCCAAGATGAATTACCAGTTACAGAAAATACAATTCTCTCCATTGATTTCACTGGTATTTTAAATGACAAATTAAAAGGTTTCTATCGTTCAAAATATGTTGTCAATGGTGAAGATCGTTATATTGGTACCACTCAATTCGAAGCCACTGATGCTCGTCGTGCTTTCCCATGTTTTGATGAACCTGCTTTAAAATCtttctttaatattaaaatcactATTTCATCTCATTTAACTGCTCTTTCAAATATGGATACAACTTctgtaattgaaaataatgatggtaCTAAAACCTTTAT ttttgaaCAAACTCCAAAGATGAGTACTTATATTGTTGCATTTATAGTTGGTGAATTCGATCATATTGAGTCACATACTAAAGAAGGTATTAGAGTTAGAGTTTACAAATGTGTTGGTAATAAAGAATCAAGTGAATTTGCTTTAGATGTTGCCACCAAATCATTATCTTATTTCATTGATTACTTTGGTATTCCATATCCATTAAATAAATGTGATCACATTGCCATTCCA GACTTCTCCTTTGGAGCTATGGAAAACTGGGGTTTAATTACTTATCgtgaatcaattttattaacatCAGATAAAACTACTCTTCGTACTAAACAAAGAATTGCTAATGTAATTGGTCATGAATTAGCACATCAATGGTTTGGTAATTTAGTAACAATGGAATGGTGGAGTCAATTATGGTTAAATGAAGGTTTTGCAACATTTATGGGATATTTATCAACTCATCATTTATTCCCAGAATGGGAAGTTTGGAATGATTTCTCTGATTGTTATAGAAATGGTGCACTTCGTTTAGATGCTTTAGAGAATTCACATGCAATTGAAGTACCAGTACGTCTTTCGTCTCAAATTTCAGAAATTTTTGATGCCATTTCTTATAACAAAGGTTCATGTGTAATTCAAATGTTAGAGAGTCGTTTCGGTGAATCATTTAGAAAAGgtcttcatcattatttggaTACTCATTCCTATAAGAATACCAATACCGATGATCTTTGGGCTTCAATTTCATTGATTAGTGGTGTTGATGTTAAATCATTCATTGATTCATTCACAAAGTATCCAGGTTATCCAGTAGTTTCATTCACTCCAACTTCAACTGAAGGTACCTTTGAATTATCTCAAAAGAAATTTAGATTACAAGGTTCTGAGAAATCTGATGATCCAATTTGGAATTGTTTCATTAGATTCCAAACTGGTAATGCTGGTCAACATGAATTCATCTTGGAGAAGAAATCCGATACCGTAACAATTCCaaactttaaaaatggtgattGGATTAAACCAAACTATGGTCAAACTGGTTATTTCCGTATTGCCTACTCACCTGAAACTATCAAAGCATTGGTTCCAAAGATTAAATCAATGGAAATTCCAACTCCAGATCGTTTAGGTTTATTATCAGATGTTTTCAATCTTTGCAAGGCACACACTTCTTCCATCTCTGCCTATATGGATTTAGTTTTGGCTTTTGAAGATGAAAAGGAAAGTAATGTTTGGGATTTCATTATCGATAGTCTTGGTTCTATTCAAACTTTAATTGAAGATCAACCATACTCAAGTAGATTCAATGAAATCTTTGTTCAACTTTTGAAACCACTTTCAAAACGTTTAGGTTTCGAGCCAACCAAAGGTGAACCATCTTCAGATACCTTGTTAAGAGATAAAGTAAACACTAAATTGGGTATGTTGGGTGATGCTGATATCGTTGCTGAATGTAAGAAAAGATTCGAAGCTTTCAAAGCAGACTCTTCAAGTTTACCATCAGATATTCGTTCTACAGTACTTGCTACAATCGTAAAGAATGGTGGTGAAGCTGATCAACAAATCATCATTGATCAATATCTTAAATCTTCTTTAGTCGCTGAAAAGAATTCTTACCTTTTGGTACTTGCTTTGGCTCCAAAAGAGGAATTGGTTGAAAAAGCCCTCAATTTCGCTTTATCTCCATCCGTTAGAAGTCAAGATAGTTATATGGTTTTCTTTACCCTCCCAAATCGTGTTCGTCAATTCGCTTGGGCTTACCTCACCAAAAACTTTAATCAAATCAACGAAACATTTAAAAACTCTCCTTTGTTTGGTCGTATCATTGGTAGTTGTCTCACCTCTAAAATGGATGATTCTCAATACAATGAAGTCGTCAACTTTTTCAAAGATCATCCAGTTCCAATTGCTGATCGTTCAATTAAACAAGATTTAGAAATGGttacaattaattcaaattggTTCAAAGCTTTTAATcaagatttatcaaattggattcaatcaaaataa
- a CDS encoding cytochrome c oxidase subunit VIb encodes MSENNKNNNDNVKPLNEMTKEERTNYSLRRAPDYHGKEESVLNSSRTKCWEARDKYFKCLDDNKEDDSKCKAFYNELNNSCLKSWSEYFIKKRISDKNKEAFLNRKD; translated from the exons atgagtgaaaataataaaaataataatgataatgtaaAACCATTAAATGAAATGACAAAAGAGGAAAGAACCAATTATAGTTTAAGAAGAGCACCTGATTATCATGGTAAAGAGGAAAGTGTTTTAAATAGCTCAAGAACTAAATGTTGGGAAGCAAgagataaatattttaaatgtttagatgataataaagaaGATGATTCAAAATGTAAAGCATtttataatgaattaaataattcatgTTTAAAGAGTTGG AGcgaatattttattaaaaaaagaatatcagataaaaataaagaagcatttttaaatagaaaagattaa
- the racG gene encoding Rho GTPase — MKSIKVCVVGEGGIGKTSMLLSYTSNSISNEYQPTVFDNYSTLLMHNKKPYNLSLWDTAGQEEFSKLRRLSYPQTDVFLLCFSLINPSSFSNILDSWVQELNENCPNTPIVLVGTQMDLKSNSVILDRLCEKKQLPISTQQGIELSKKINAFDFVECSALTQKNLHLVFEKAIDACEAHQKCQSKEKKKNNKKFKKNCIIM, encoded by the coding sequence atgaaaagtaTTAAAGTTTGTGTTGTTGGCGAAGGTGGAATTGGTAAAACATCAATGTTATTAAGTTAtacatcaaattcaatttcaaatgaatatCAACCAACAGTATTTGATAACTATTCAACTTTATTAATgcataataaaaaaccatataatttatcattgtGGGATACTGCAGGTCAAGAAGAGTTTAGTAAATTAAGAAGGTTAAGTTATCCTCAAACTgatgtatttttattatgtttttCACTTATAAAtccatcatcattttcaaatattttagatTCATGGGTAcaagaattaaatgaaaattgtcCAAATACTCCAATAGTTTTAGTTGGTACTCAAAtggatttaaaatcaaattcagtTATACTGGATAGACTatgtgaaaaaaaacaattaccaatttcaaCTCAACAAGGTATTGAACtttcaaagaaaattaatgCATTTGATTTTGTGGAATGTAGTGCACTAACACAAAAGAATTTACATTTAGTATTTGAAAAAGCAATTGACGCTTGTGAAGCTCATCAAAAATGtcaatcaaaagaaaaaaagaaaaataataaaaaatttaaaaaaaattgtataataatgtaa
- the lyrm7 gene encoding LYR motif-containing protein 7, with amino-acid sequence MNRAKVLSSYLGLLRTEKKVFQNDKRALEHVINLTRVQFRDNKNETDNTKINEMIDHANAVSHFLVKDLIQGVRKDEKTIQLKFDENTKSYQQYEFVNDQPPQRKKRGKIQIDDEQPTTCCGGGCGKPMPSNNSEKSTCS; translated from the exons ATGAATAGAGCAAAAGTTTTATCTAGCTATTTAGGTTTATTAAGAACAGAGAAAAAGGTATTTCAAAATGATAAAAGAGCACTTGAACATGTAATCAATTTAACAAGAGTTCAATTTagagataataaaaatgaaacagataatacaaaaattaatgaaatgatAGATCATGCAAATGCTGTCTCTCATTTTTTagttaaagatttaattcaaGGTGTTAGAAAAGATGAAAAAACCATtc aacttaaatttgatgaaaatacAAAGTCATACCAACAATATGAATTTGTAAATGATCAACCACCACAAAGAAAAAAGAGAGGAAAGATTCAAATTGATGATGAACAACCAACTacttgttgtggtggtggttgtggtaaACCAATGCCTTCAAATAATTCTGAAAAATCAACTTGTtcataa